Sequence from the Gemmatimonadaceae bacterium genome:
AAGATCTTTCCGGATCTGGTATCGAGAGATGCCCTCCAGTCGGCAGCCACGATGTTTGACTTCGACAACTGCTTCACTGCTCCCGTTCATGGCTTTCGCAACGCCGAGGACTATTACACACGCTCAAGCTGGATTTCACGTTGCATGGAGGTCACGTCGGATTTGTCGGGGGGCACAATCCGTTCGATCCCTTCTACTACATGGAAAGACACGCGGGTGATTTTCTTGCACGACAACTGCAGCTGAAACCGATCGATACCTGACCCCGGCCTTGGAGACACTACCGATGCACGAGCGAAATCTTCGACATATCCCGTTGCTCATAATTGCCATCCTGGCCGCATGCACGACAACTACCCGCATGAGCGGTGGTGATGAGCATTCGGGCCACGATTCGGTTTCGCCGTCGGGGTCAGTCTCTGTTGCGACCAGTTCCGGCTTACCGGCCGACGCAGAGAGTGCGCGAGCTCGTCTCGAGACGTCGTCCCGGCACGGAGAGTGGGTCATGATTTCCGCAGGGATGGACAGTGTTCGTGCATGGATTGTGTATCCCGAGCGAAAGACCAAGGCTCCGGTCGTTGTGGTCGTGCATGAGATCTATGGCCTTACGCCATGGGTTCGGTCGATCGCGGATCAGCTCGCAGCCGAAGGGTTCATCGCCATTGCACCTGATCTGCTGACCACGAAAAATCTTCCAAACGCCACTGACAGCGTTCCCAGCCAGCTTGCCACCGCGGCGATCAAAACGCTCGACCCTGCGGATGTTCATCGGCAGATCAGCGCAGCGGCCAGGTACGGCATGGCGCTGCCCTCTGCGCTCCCCCGCTACGGCATCGTAGGATACTGCTGGGGTGGAGGCGTCTCCTTCGAGCACGCGGTTCGCTCGCCTGACCTTGGCGCAGCTGTGGTTTATTACGGAACGTCGCCAAAGAGCGAAACGCTTTCGTCCATCAAGGCTCCGGTGCTTGGGCTCTACGGAGAAAACGACGCGCGTGTGAACGCCACCATCTCACCCGTGGACTCTGTCATGACCACGCTTCGAAAAACGTATACACACAATATCTACGAAGGCGCAGGCCATGGCTTTCTGCGGCAGCAGAACGGGCAGAACGGAGCCAATCTCGCCGCAACCCAGCAGGCATGGCCGGCTACCGTTGCCTGGTTCCGCCGCTATCTCGGTGCCTGATTACAGATGATCTGGAAGACTGTTTATCTGGCGGTATTTGCCGGAGGGTTGGCACTCGCTGTTCATGCTATGCTGCATGGCGCTGAGCGCTGGCGGCGGCAACGCTCAGCGAAACCTTCACCGATGTTCAATCCTCCCACCGTGGCCGCGCTCGCGGCTGGATTCGGCTCAGGGGGATACCTCCTGTACACCCGGACCGGACTGGGGCCGGTTGTAATACTCCTGCTCGCCGTCTGCGTCGGGACTGCCGCTTATTCAGGAATGTCGGTACTGATGGCAAAGTGGGCATTGCGGTATCCCGCCACTCCAGGCGAGGGCGAGGAAATCAACGGACAGGTGGCCACGGTGACCCGCACGATAGGCGAATACGAATCAGGCGAAATCACCTACTTCGCCTGGGACCAGAGACACACTCTTCCCGCGCGAGCCGTTGATGGCTCCGAAATACCAATCGGTACCGAGGTCGTCATCGACACTGTCGAAGATGGCGTCGCCCAAGTCGAGCTCTGGTCGGTGGTGGAGCAGCGTCTCTAGGCTCGCATCACGTAGAGACTGAGCCATTCCGGCCAGTTTCCGCTCAGCTCGAAGAAATCGTCGTAGTAGGAAATGCCCTTCGTTTCCAGATACTCGACCAGAGGACCGACTGTTTCATCCGATGGAAGCGGACCGATTGCTATCAGGCTTCCCTCGATCCTGAACTCCGCATCGGTCAGATTGAAACGCAGATCGATATCCGAGCGGGTGAGGCCGGTGCGTTCGAATGATTCCTTTCTGACGAATATCGTTGGCAACTCTGCCGATACCTGAAGCGGCATTCCTGGTCTCTCTGCGGTAATGACGCTGACAATCTCCACAACAGCATCGCTAATTTCAATCTAATGTCCGCATCTGATTCCCTGCGCTCCACAGAAGCCCGCTTTGACGTCATCGTGGTTGGCGCGGGTCACGCTGGCACCGAAGCCGCTGTCGCCGCTGCCCGAACCGGTGCCAGCGTCGGATTGATAACGAGCTCTCTTGAAACCATCGGTCAGATGTCGTGCAACCCCGCGATCGGCGGAGTTGCCAAAGGTACGGTAGTACGCGAAGTGGATGCCCTTGGCGGAATCATGGGCCGGGCAACCGATCTCGCTACTGTACAGTTCCGCATGCTCAACCGCAGTAAGGGGCCTGCAGTATGGGCACCGCGCGCGCAGTGTGACCGCGGCCTTTATCGGCGCGCAGCTCGCTCGCTAATCGAAGAGCAAAACCGACTTCAGACGATTCAGGGAACCGTCGCTCGGCTGCTGCTCAACGCGTCGGGCACCCACGTCCAGGGAGTAGAGACGCTCGAAGGCCGTGCCTTCGCCAGTCGCTGCGTCATCATCACCACGGGCACTTTTCTGCGCGGCAGAATACATATCGGCACGGACACCAGCATCGCCGGCGGACGCGCCGGCGAATCATCGGCGACACACCTGGCAGAGCAGCTCGAAAGCGCCGGTCTGACCGTGTCTCGCTTCAAGACGGGCACGCCACCACGGATCGACGGCAGGTCGGTGAATTACTCGAAGCTTCAGCGACAGGAGAGCGAGATCGATCAGTTCGATTACTCGTGGTCTCACTTCTGGCGCACGTCACGCAGCGATAACGGCCTTTCACGCCATCCGTTACAGCTCCCTTGCTGGATCACATATCTCGAAGCGCCGGCGAAGGAGATCATTCAGGAGAACATCGGTAAATCGGCGATGTACGGCGGTGCGATCACAGCACGTGGTCCGAGGTATTGTCCGTCGGTGGAGGACAAGGTGGTTCGCTTCCCGCATGCAGAGCGCCACCAGCTCTTCCTCGAGCCCGAGGGGCATGACACCGCTGAGCTCTACGTCAACGGCCTGTCCACCTCTCTTCCGGCTTCGGTTCAGCTTGACATCATGCGGACGGTTCCCGGCCTCGAGAATGTTCGAATGAACCGCGCCGGATATGCAATCGAGTACGACTATTATCCGCCCACTCAGCTCGACGCGACGCTCCAGGTAAAAGCGATTGGTGGTCTCTACTTCGCTGGCCAGATCAACGGCACCACCGGTTACGAAGAAGCAGCCGGCCAAGGAGCGCTCGCTGGAATCAACGCCGGCCTTTCCGTTCGAGAACGTGACCCTCTCATACTCGGTCGCGAGACTTCGTATATCGGAGTACTTGCCGATGATCTCGTGACATGCGGCGTCGACGAACCGTACCGTCTCTTCACGTCGCGATCCGAGTTTCGTCTCACCATCCGGCAGGACAATGCGTTGCAGCGGCTGGGCCCGATCGGGCTCAAGCTGGGCCTTTACGACGAGAGCGAGAAAGGAATTCTGGAACGAAAGCTCGATGAGGGACGGCGTATTCATGAAGTCGCAGGGGCAACCAGCATCAGTCCCGCGCAAGCCGGTTCGCTGCTTGATTCCGCGAATACAGCCGCTATCGCGCACCCGGTCAAGATTGTCGAGCTTGCCCGGCGGCACGGTGTCTCGTTGGGCGCATTACTCGAAGCAGCTGGTGTCGAGTCCACGTTTACGTCAGAATCACTTCTCTCTGCAGATCTCGAGATCAAATACTCGGGTTACTTCGAGCGCGAGCGCGCGCAGGCGGAAAGAATGCGCGTGATGGGAAACTTTTCGATTCCCGGCGATTTGCCCTACGCCAAGATGCAGTCGCTTTCGTACGAAGCACGTCAGAAGCTTGAGGCAATTCAACCGCGCACTCTTGCACAGGCGTCGCGCATTCCCGGTGTGAGCCCGAGCGACATCCAGAATCTGGTGATAGAAATCGAAAAAAAACGCTCACACGCCTTGCTTCACTAGCGCAGCGGATCCGCAACAGGACTTTCTCTGCCGGTCCACTGAAGCAGAAGAACTGCACTGGCGATCATTGCGCCGCCTGCAAGTGTGCCTCGCGTTAACGACTCACCGAGAAGCAGAACCCCTAGCGTCACAGTGAAGAAGGGCTCGATCGTAGCGATGATAGAAGTGCGTACCGGGCCGAGAACGCGAAGACCGGCAATCAGAGTAGCGAACGCGAGCACCGTACTGACCATGGAGAGTAGAACGAGGTACTTCCATATGGTCAACGATGCAGGAACCTGTAACTCATGCATAAAGACACTGCCTGCGAGAAACGCGATCAGTACGCCAGTTACGAGATAAAACGTCGAAACCATTGCCGGCACGCCTTCCTGCACTTTCTGCAGCGCCGGCAGATAGAGCGCGTACAGGAATGCAGTTCCGAGAGCGATAACGACACCCACCGGAGCGAGCGAAGCAGCATCGGGGGCACCCACCATCACAACGATTCCTGCCATCGCGATAACCAGGGCGAGCAGACGCCACAAAGTGACCTCCTCACGCCCCGTTACTGCAGCGATCAGGGCAACCCAGGCAGGATACGTATAAAAGAGAAACGCAAGTGGGCCAACCGGGAGATAATCCAGCGCGCGCAAGGAGAGATAGGTAATGACGCCCTGGCCAAAGCCACCAACCAAAACAAGCCGTAATGCCTGTTGCCGGGTTACCTCCCTGTAGGCGGCGCCACGCAACACCACTACCAGAAATGCCGCCGCAAGAAAGTAGCGCCAGAACATTGCAGGGAGCAGCGGCAAGCCCGCGCGTGTCGTGAAGAGTGTCAGCGTGCTGAGTGATCCGAAACCGCAAGCGGAAAGCACGATTAGAAGCGTTGCACGTCCTGCTCCTCGGTCATTCGTCGTCAGCATGCCTCAATCTACGATCATTGAATACGAGACTCGTCGACGATTGCTAGCTCGCCGGGTTACACCGTCGCCATTTTTCCCCGACTCAAGCAAGGATACGCACAATGACGAGCAGAATGGTTGAGCTCCATGCTAACGGACGCATCGCTTACGGGTAGCGCCCTGAGATCTACCGCCGGGATGCTACGGCCCTTGCAATGGACTCGTGCATCCACCTTTGCAGAGCCCCCACTTGGCCTGAGCCAATTCAATAACGAGTCGGGCAACAATCCACATCCATGGAAACGAGAATACGATCATGCGAAAAGTAATTCTTGGCGTATTGACATTGTTTTCAACGCCAGCAATAGCGCAGCAACCAGACAGTAATGCGTCAATTCCACAAATTGGCGTTAGCGCCCGCGGAGAGGTAAAAGTTGTGCCAGACCGTGCCACTATTCAGATCAGCGTTCAGACCAAGGCGGAGACTGCTGCGGCAGCTGCCACTGTGAATGCGCGGAAGCAGAAGGCTGTGATTGACGCGCTGCGAGCTCTTGGCATTGGCTCGAGCGACATTGCGACGATCAGTTACAGCGTTTACCCCGAGCAGCGTTATGAGCC
This genomic interval carries:
- a CDS encoding dienelactone hydrolase family protein codes for the protein MISAGMDSVRAWIVYPERKTKAPVVVVVHEIYGLTPWVRSIADQLAAEGFIAIAPDLLTTKNLPNATDSVPSQLATAAIKTLDPADVHRQISAAARYGMALPSALPRYGIVGYCWGGGVSFEHAVRSPDLGAAVVYYGTSPKSETLSSIKAPVLGLYGENDARVNATISPVDSVMTTLRKTYTHNIYEGAGHGFLRQQNGQNGANLAATQQAWPATVAWFRRYLGA
- a CDS encoding DMT family transporter; the protein is MLTTNDRGAGRATLLIVLSACGFGSLSTLTLFTTRAGLPLLPAMFWRYFLAAAFLVVVLRGAAYREVTRQQALRLVLVGGFGQGVITYLSLRALDYLPVGPLAFLFYTYPAWVALIAAVTGREEVTLWRLLALVIAMAGIVVMVGAPDAASLAPVGVVIALGTAFLYALYLPALQKVQEGVPAMVSTFYLVTGVLIAFLAGSVFMHELQVPASLTIWKYLVLLSMVSTVLAFATLIAGLRVLGPVRTSIIATIEPFFTVTLGVLLLGESLTRGTLAGGAMIASAVLLLQWTGRESPVADPLR
- the mnmG gene encoding tRNA uridine-5-carboxymethylaminomethyl(34) synthesis enzyme MnmG, with the translated sequence MSASDSLRSTEARFDVIVVGAGHAGTEAAVAAARTGASVGLITSSLETIGQMSCNPAIGGVAKGTVVREVDALGGIMGRATDLATVQFRMLNRSKGPAVWAPRAQCDRGLYRRAARSLIEEQNRLQTIQGTVARLLLNASGTHVQGVETLEGRAFASRCVIITTGTFLRGRIHIGTDTSIAGGRAGESSATHLAEQLESAGLTVSRFKTGTPPRIDGRSVNYSKLQRQESEIDQFDYSWSHFWRTSRSDNGLSRHPLQLPCWITYLEAPAKEIIQENIGKSAMYGGAITARGPRYCPSVEDKVVRFPHAERHQLFLEPEGHDTAELYVNGLSTSLPASVQLDIMRTVPGLENVRMNRAGYAIEYDYYPPTQLDATLQVKAIGGLYFAGQINGTTGYEEAAGQGALAGINAGLSVRERDPLILGRETSYIGVLADDLVTCGVDEPYRLFTSRSEFRLTIRQDNALQRLGPIGLKLGLYDESEKGILERKLDEGRRIHEVAGATSISPAQAGSLLDSANTAAIAHPVKIVELARRHGVSLGALLEAAGVESTFTSESLLSADLEIKYSGYFERERAQAERMRVMGNFSIPGDLPYAKMQSLSYEARQKLEAIQPRTLAQASRIPGVSPSDIQNLVIEIEKKRSHALLH
- a CDS encoding SIMPL domain-containing protein (The SIMPL domain is named for its presence in mouse protein SIMPL (signalling molecule that associates with mouse pelle-like kinase). Bacterial member BP26, from Brucella, was shown to assemble into a channel-like structure, while YggE from E. coli has been associated with resistance to oxidative stress.), translating into MRKVILGVLTLFSTPAIAQQPDSNASIPQIGVSARGEVKVVPDRATIQISVQTKAETAAAAATVNARKQKAVIDALRALGIGSSDIATISYSVYPEQRYEPNREPVVVGYNVTNTLSVELKSLTLLGPAIDAALAKGANMITSLQFYASNTEAARQEAIALAVRKAAVGRRVGR